The sequence GGACCACTTCAGCCGCATCGGCAAGATCAGCAATGTCGGCGTAAGTCAGGGCATCGGACGTGTTGGTGACAGCGTTGCCAAGTGCCCGAATCACTGGCTGTTGCGCCACGGCCGGGGATACGCTCAATCCTATCGCGCAAGGCGGGCATAGCAGAAGTGACAGGGCTAAACTTTTCAGCATTCTCGGCATGTCGTTGTCTCCGGCGGCACCATCGGGGGCCGCACACCGTCATTTTGCGGTCATTCCAGCCAGTGGAACCATGAATCGTCAGTTAACGGATAAAGCATTTGCGCGGCTATGGCTTCGCCGTTAAAGATGCCAATCGTTCGGGCAATCTAAAAACAAGCAGCCCGACGCTTGCCGCCGCCAACCCACCCGGGTTGATGTCGGTGGACCGGGTTGCCGGCAGGGTGGATTGAAATTTGCTGGATTGGCTTTCGCGCAGGACGGTGATCTTGCGTGCGGGCTCCACCTTTGGGCAGGGCGTGCTTCCGTGCGCATCATGTCCGGGTGGGCGATCAGGAGTATTGGAGCTGAATGGCATACGCTGACCAACAGATGAGCGGTAACAAGATCACCGCGCTCATCATCGTTGCGATCCTTCATGTCGTCGTCGGCTATGCGCTGGTCTCAGGGCTTGCGTATTCGGCGATACAGAAGGTGAAAGAGGTAACCTCGGCGGTCAACATCGAGGAAGAGAAGCCGCCGGAAGAACCGCCGCCGCCTCCTCCTCCGAAGGATGACACGCCCCCACCGCCGATCGTCGCGCCTCCGCCGCCGATCAGCTTTAACGCGCCTGCTCCGCAGGTTCAGACGGTGAATGTAGCGCCCCCGACGCCGGCTCCGCCAGCGCCAGTGGCTCTGCCTCCAGCGCCTGCAGCGCCTC is a genomic window of Novosphingobium sp. MMS21-SN21R containing:
- a CDS encoding energy transducer TonB; protein product: MAYADQQMSGNKITALIIVAILHVVVGYALVSGLAYSAIQKVKEVTSAVNIEEEKPPEEPPPPPPPKDDTPPPPIVAPPPPISFNAPAPQVQTVNVAPPTPAPPAPVALPPAPAAPPAPRFTPKGAVPKGNPGNWATSNDYPSRALREEREGTTGFRVTIGPDGKVTDCQITRSSGSPDLDEATCSNVRRRARFTPATDGEGNPSTGSYSNQIRWIIPKD